The following proteins come from a genomic window of Candidatus Alcyoniella australis:
- a CDS encoding alpha/beta fold hydrolase → MDAILQAQSAARKVGSGLRGVLAKVNPDVWRELACVSSMAYTLVIPKRERVIARDDDGRTPVVLVHGMGGNRGTWTMLRAFLRLTGHRRIYAMGYEDGSVEELAERLTEFVESVREVTGEDQVDVVAHSLGGLITRYAIQRLGMDGHVRKLITLATPHQGSYTAEYADTVQTRQLRPGNPLLKDLNSDDWSRYSTPLICICSDRDVYVVPNELMRHPQGENLFVPNLAHTQYLISPAVFRLVAQSLAQ, encoded by the coding sequence TTGCAAGCCCAATCTGCGGCGCGCAAGGTCGGCTCGGGCCTGCGCGGAGTCCTGGCCAAGGTCAATCCCGACGTCTGGCGCGAGCTGGCCTGCGTCTCGTCCATGGCCTACACGCTGGTGATTCCCAAGCGCGAACGGGTGATCGCCCGCGACGACGACGGCCGCACGCCGGTGGTGCTGGTCCACGGCATGGGCGGCAATCGCGGCACCTGGACCATGCTGCGCGCGTTTCTGCGCCTGACGGGCCATCGCCGAATCTACGCCATGGGCTACGAGGACGGCTCGGTCGAGGAGCTGGCCGAGCGGCTGACCGAGTTCGTCGAGTCGGTGCGCGAGGTCACCGGCGAGGACCAGGTCGACGTGGTGGCGCACTCCCTGGGCGGGCTGATCACGCGTTACGCGATTCAGCGGCTGGGCATGGACGGCCACGTGCGCAAGCTGATCACCCTGGCCACGCCGCATCAGGGGAGCTACACCGCGGAGTACGCGGACACCGTGCAGACCCGGCAGCTGCGGCCGGGCAACCCGCTGCTCAAGGATCTCAACTCCGACGACTGGTCGCGCTACTCAACGCCCCTGATCTGTATCTGCTCGGACCGCGACGTATACGTGGTGCCCAACGAGCTGATGCGCCATCCCCAGGGTGAGAACCTGTTCGTGCCCAACCTGGCGCACACCCAATATTTAATCTCGCCCGCGGTCTTCCGTCTGGTGGCCCAATCCCTGGCGCAGTAG
- a CDS encoding MBL fold metallo-hydrolase — protein sequence MSYRISPIWWPLLAAASPALAPLMALRYKRYRANCTLAEKQNRERLAQAEPLDLPALKTLELTALVEHAVDPGFKGEAGVSYLLRSDRGSLLFDVGFGDQYGTLAHNVERLGLSLDDAAALVISHLHLDHMGGMKAQRAGRVAVPPRIGLPPEIPCFVPDEVDVGTMEKHLVDRPQLLAAGLGSTGPLARPLFFLGMCQEQALVARLEGRGLAVITGCGHPTIELILRMVRKLSDEPIKLIAGGLHFPISGSRNAPAGIQLQSLAGTGYPPWRAINDQDLSRTIAAINDVQPERLLLSAHDTCDRSLERMRVELNAEVEVLRAGASYKI from the coding sequence ATGTCGTATCGCATCTCGCCGATCTGGTGGCCCCTGCTGGCCGCTGCCTCGCCCGCCCTGGCTCCGCTGATGGCCCTGCGCTACAAGCGCTACAGAGCCAACTGCACCCTGGCCGAAAAACAGAACCGAGAACGCCTGGCCCAGGCCGAGCCCCTCGATCTTCCGGCGCTTAAAACGCTGGAGCTCACCGCGCTCGTAGAACACGCCGTTGATCCGGGATTCAAGGGCGAGGCGGGGGTCAGCTATCTGCTGCGTAGCGATCGCGGATCGCTGCTGTTCGACGTGGGTTTCGGCGATCAGTACGGCACACTGGCGCACAACGTCGAGCGCCTCGGCCTGTCGTTGGACGACGCGGCGGCGCTGGTGATCTCGCATTTGCACCTGGATCACATGGGCGGCATGAAGGCCCAGCGCGCGGGTCGCGTGGCCGTGCCGCCGCGCATCGGCCTGCCGCCGGAGATCCCCTGCTTCGTGCCCGACGAGGTCGACGTGGGGACCATGGAAAAACATTTAGTGGATCGACCGCAACTGCTGGCCGCGGGCCTGGGCTCCACCGGCCCGCTGGCACGGCCGCTGTTCTTCCTGGGGATGTGTCAGGAGCAGGCCCTGGTGGCGCGCCTCGAAGGGCGCGGCCTGGCCGTGATCACCGGCTGCGGCCATCCGACCATCGAGCTGATTCTGCGGATGGTGCGCAAACTCAGCGACGAGCCGATCAAGCTGATCGCCGGCGGCCTGCACTTCCCGATCAGCGGCAGTCGCAACGCTCCGGCGGGCATCCAGTTGCAGAGCCTGGCCGGCACCGGGTATCCGCCCTGGCGCGCGATCAACGATCAGGACCTTTCGCGCACCATCGCCGCAATCAACGATGTGCAGCCCGAGCGCTTGCTGCTCTCGGCCCACGACACTTGCGACCGCTCGCTGGAGCGAATGCGCGTCGAGCTCAACGCCGAAGTCGAAGTGCTGCGCGCCGGAGCGAGCTACAAGATTTAA
- a CDS encoding DUF4442 domain-containing protein, whose amino-acid sequence MKEQLLALAAKTAINHYPPYRGSGARVRQISPDFRLVVVELPLNFRTRNLVGTTFGGSMYTAVDPIYMIMFKKVLGEDYVVWDKAASIKFLRPGKTTLTARFVILQQELEQIKQLIEDGKPIQRTYRIELRDASGTSCAEVEKLLYFNKQDPQRKQRIRSLFSRLF is encoded by the coding sequence ATGAAAGAACAGCTGCTTGCTCTTGCCGCCAAGACGGCGATCAACCATTACCCGCCCTATCGCGGATCGGGCGCCAGGGTAAGGCAAATCTCCCCGGATTTCCGACTGGTGGTCGTCGAACTGCCGCTGAACTTCCGCACCCGCAATCTGGTGGGCACGACCTTCGGCGGCAGCATGTATACTGCCGTGGATCCGATTTACATGATTATGTTTAAAAAGGTGCTGGGCGAGGATTACGTGGTCTGGGACAAGGCGGCCTCGATCAAATTTCTGCGCCCGGGCAAGACCACCCTGACAGCGCGTTTCGTGATCTTGCAACAGGAGTTGGAACAGATCAAGCAACTGATCGAGGACGGTAAGCCAATCCAGCGCACCTACCGCATCGAGCTTCGGGACGCATCCGGAACAAGCTGTGCGGAGGTCGAGAAACTACTGTACTTCAACAAACAGGATCCACAGCGCAAACAGCGTATTCGCTCATTGTTCAGCAGACTGTTCTGA